Below is a window of Aerococcus viridans DNA.
GTCACTTCCCCTAAAATTTCCTTGACCTCGCCATCAGAAAGATTAGCCAAATCAAACTCTCTTTGATTTACTTCCTTGAAAAAGTGGTCCAACATTTCATGGAAGTAGTTCCCTGTTTGTAAGGAATCTAATTGGAAGCTAGATCGTTCTTTTAATTTCAATCCATATTTCAAATAATAAGAGAAGGGATCTCGATTATAGAGTTCAAGCTGGGACACAGATACGGCCAAAATATCCCCGTATAAGGACCGGGACAATTCTGGCGTAAGTGGCAATACCGTATTATGGTAAGTCAAACCAGACTGCAACCATTTAAAGAAACCAGCAGCAGATTGATTGGATACTACCTGGTCATATACAGGCCGCCATATCTGGCTTAAACGTTGTTGACCGTGGGCATCTTGGGCCATGGCTTTCAGTAAATAACGGACTTGTGTGTGACCATTACCCAGTTTCAACAATGTTTTTTCAGCTACATGGTCAGATGGTTGCCGTAGATATATGGTTTGAATATCAAAAACATCTGCGATACGAGCAATCATTGGCGACAACCCTTCAGTATCCGCATCGCCATTATTCAAGGGATAGGAAATATATAAATGATCTGTGGCAGACAGGAATGCCAAATAAGCTTTATAGGCTTCATTGTTATTCTTACTATCTGCCGATTGTTTTAAGGCTTGTAAGTCATCTAATTGACTGACCACTAGTTGCCGGTCCTCATTGGTTAAAAGAGATTTCTCTTCATAGACCACCGGTAAGGCATATTTGGACATACCTAAAAGAAAAGTGATTTTCTTTGCCTCTACCCTATTTTCATCAAAAGAGCCAATTGTAACAGCGTCCATTGTTGGTGGCACGATGGCATAGCTTGCATTTTGAAAGGCCAAATCTAAAATCTTAAAGAAGTATTCTAGGTCAAATGCTTCCTCACCAAATAGGAGGATATAGTCGTCCAACATATGGATAAAGGTTTGCCAAGCCTGTTCGTGCTGTCTCGCTTCTTGTAATTGCCCAGTTTCTAAATAGCTGTCTCGCCAATTCATCAAATTGGTTGGAATCCCATTATTGGTTAGGAATTGGTAGAAATATGTAATAGCCGCTTCTGTCGTTTGATCCTTTTTCCAATTGTCAAATAATGGCGACAAGGCCCCAACAACAAAAGCTTTTACCTGGTTAGCTGTTGCTTCAATCGCAATATCACGTTTTGTCCCGACTTTTTCGCCGTCTTCCCCTACTAAAATATAGGACCAAATACGGTCTTTAGACCACCAAAATTGTCCTTCGTAACCATTTCGTAAAACAACATTTTCTGTCAAATCGATGGCATCCCGGAATTGAATTTGCCCCTTTTTGGAAGCTGACAATTCATCTGATACTACTTCTACTGAGTCAAAAGTTGGGCCATTCCAATCGGCCAAGTCATCCAAATCAACGGGGGTTAATAATTCACTACGCAGTAAATCAAAGACATCTTGATACCGCCAATTACCTTGGTAAACCCGATACAAACTCATCATCAGCCGGTAAAGCGGATGGAGAGCCATATCCTCTTGGAAATTTGTGAAATATGGAATTTCATTGGCGTCAAGAGCTGCCTGCAAAGCGTGTTGATAGGTATCCTCATCTCTAGATAGGATTTGGATGTCCTTGTAGCGGTAATCGGTATTTGGATCTGACACTAATCGATAAATTTCATTGGCTACTTGCTCAGCTTCCATATGAGTAGATGGTACTTCCCAAATTTCCATAACCTGGTTGACTGCCGTTTTAGCAGGGTCAGTTTGCGGGACTTGGCCACTTTCAATACGGTTGTCCGTTCTTAGATAATAATCTAAGACTTTAAAACCATCTGCATAGCTGTTGTCTGATTCAGCTACTATAGGATTAGCAAATGGTATCTCTTGCTTTCTAGCAAATTGCATCAATTGATTATAAGTTTTCCCAGTTACCGTAAATAACTCATACCAGTCCGGCGTCCTAAAATCATAAGGTTGATCTAAATTTAAGACAATTTGCACTTGCGGACAGTTTTCAAGGAAGGCAACAATCGTCTCCAACTCTTGGGCATTAAAATAATCAAAGCCCGTAATAATAATTCTTGTTTTAGATAAGTCTTGGTCCGAAATAGCTTGTCTCAACTGGGCAAAAACGTTTTGGTCTGCCATTGTTAAGCCCGCTAAATACTTTTCGTACTCTCCGTAAATTGCAGCCAGTTCTTTCATTTTCTTCACTTGATTTTGAATCAAGGGCTGTTCACTAGACTCATAGTTAGATAACGAATTTAAAAAGACGTCACTGGTAATTTGACCGTTCACTAACTCTTTAAATAAGTCAGCCAAGGCTTCCACAAAACCAATCTGGTTATATTCACCCCGGTATACCAATAAGTCATCCTTCATATCCGCTAAAACGCGACCGATAACCATGATATTACCAATATCTGAAACGTCCCCAACTGATTGACTATCTTGTTTCTGCAATAAATACCAAGCTAACCGTTTGAAAGACTGCACTTGTAGTCGCATCATTCCTGCATGTTTATTGTCAGTTGTATGGCCAGCATTTAATTGGACTGCCTTCATTTGACGTAAAACAGACATCTCTAAATCAAATTTCATATTATCATCTGTGATAATAAAGACTTGGTTTTCCACATCTGCTCTTAGATAAGCATCAATGCCTTCATATAAAGATTTTAGGTTATTTTGTGTCGGGGTCTTTAAAATAAACTGTAAACTCATAAGCCCTCCTTTTGTAAAAGCAACTTTTTTAATTGCTAAATATATAAAAGGAGAAGTTGACACCTCATAGACGCCAACTTCTTTCTTTGCGGTAAATGTTTTTACCTTCATATATTTAAAAACAGTATTTTATAGATTGTTGTAGTCGCCAGCACCTTCAATGATGGCTAGAATAACTTCAGTTGCCTTCACCATCGTTTCTAGACTGACATATTCAAAACGACCATGCATGTTTTCCCCACCAGCAAATAAGTTTGGTGTTGGTAGTCCCATGTAAGTCAATTTAGACCCATCGGTTCCACCACGAACCGCAATAATATCTGGTTGGATATCTACAGCAGCAAATGCATTTTCAGCAAGAGTCACAGGACGCATATCTTTTTCAATAATTTCACCCATGTTGTAATATTGATCATTTAAAGTAACTGTGGCAATGTCACTACCATAAAATGCATTTAATTTACCTGCAGCATCTTGGATTAATGCCTTGCGGTTTTCAAATTGTTGACGGTCATGGTCACGGATAATGTAAGTCGCTTTAGCACCTTCTACATTCCCTTCCATACCCATTAAGTGGAAGAAACCTTCGCGCCCTTCTGTATTTTCAGGACGTTCATTTTCTGGTAATTGGTTATGGATATCGATAGCCACTTGTAAGGCATTGATCATTAAATCCTTCGCTGAACCTGGGTGAATGTTTTTACCTGCTACTTCAACCACTGCTGAAGCCGCATTGAAAGTTTTAAATTCTAATTCACCTAGTGGGCCACCGTCCATAGTGTAGGCGAAATCTGCCGAAAATCGGTCAACGTCAAAGCGGTCAGCCCCAACACCAATTTCTTCGTCCGGACCAAAAGCCACTTTCACTTCTCCATGTTTAATAGAGGGATTGTCAATTAAGTATTTACCAGCGGTAACGATTTCAGCGATACCCGCCTTGTCATCTGCACCAAGTAAAGTCGTACCATCCGTTGTAATCAAAGTTTGACCGACATATTTGTTTAAAGAATCAAACTCAGCAGGATCTAATTCATAGCCAGAATCACCTAAAGGAATTACGCCGCCATCATATTTTTCAATGATTTGCGGGCTAACATTTTCAGCGTTAAAATCTGCCGTATCTACGTGGGCAAAGAAACCGATTGTTGGGTAGTCTTTGCTGTCATCCGTTGCAGGAATTGTTGCTGTGACAAATGAGTCTTTTTCATTGTAGAAGACATCTGAAAATCCTAAAGTCGTTAATTCTTTAGCTAATTTCTTAGCGAATGCTACTTGGTTTGGTGATGAAGGCACTTGGTCCGCATTCGCCTCGTTTGAGCGCGTATTCTCTTTTGCATAAGTCACAAAGCGGTTTAATAATTCTTGGTCTTTAATTTGATAAGTCATTCAGTATTTCCTCCTATATA
It encodes the following:
- the pepT gene encoding peptidase T encodes the protein MTYQIKDQELLNRFVTYAKENTRSNEANADQVPSSPNQVAFAKKLAKELTTLGFSDVFYNEKDSFVTATIPATDDSKDYPTIGFFAHVDTADFNAENVSPQIIEKYDGGVIPLGDSGYELDPAEFDSLNKYVGQTLITTDGTTLLGADDKAGIAEIVTAGKYLIDNPSIKHGEVKVAFGPDEEIGVGADRFDVDRFSADFAYTMDGGPLGELEFKTFNAASAVVEVAGKNIHPGSAKDLMINALQVAIDIHNQLPENERPENTEGREGFFHLMGMEGNVEGAKATYIIRDHDRQQFENRKALIQDAAGKLNAFYGSDIATVTLNDQYYNMGEIIEKDMRPVTLAENAFAAVDIQPDIIAVRGGTDGSKLTYMGLPTPNLFAGGENMHGRFEYVSLETMVKATEVILAIIEGAGDYNNL
- a CDS encoding PD-(D/E)XK nuclease family protein, with amino-acid sequence MSLQFILKTPTQNNLKSLYEGIDAYLRADVENQVFIITDDNMKFDLEMSVLRQMKAVQLNAGHTTDNKHAGMMRLQVQSFKRLAWYLLQKQDSQSVGDVSDIGNIMVIGRVLADMKDDLLVYRGEYNQIGFVEALADLFKELVNGQITSDVFLNSLSNYESSEQPLIQNQVKKMKELAAIYGEYEKYLAGLTMADQNVFAQLRQAISDQDLSKTRIIITGFDYFNAQELETIVAFLENCPQVQIVLNLDQPYDFRTPDWYELFTVTGKTYNQLMQFARKQEIPFANPIVAESDNSYADGFKVLDYYLRTDNRIESGQVPQTDPAKTAVNQVMEIWEVPSTHMEAEQVANEIYRLVSDPNTDYRYKDIQILSRDEDTYQHALQAALDANEIPYFTNFQEDMALHPLYRLMMSLYRVYQGNWRYQDVFDLLRSELLTPVDLDDLADWNGPTFDSVEVVSDELSASKKGQIQFRDAIDLTENVVLRNGYEGQFWWSKDRIWSYILVGEDGEKVGTKRDIAIEATANQVKAFVVGALSPLFDNWKKDQTTEAAITYFYQFLTNNGIPTNLMNWRDSYLETGQLQEARQHEQAWQTFIHMLDDYILLFGEEAFDLEYFFKILDLAFQNASYAIVPPTMDAVTIGSFDENRVEAKKITFLLGMSKYALPVVYEEKSLLTNEDRQLVVSQLDDLQALKQSADSKNNNEAYKAYLAFLSATDHLYISYPLNNGDADTEGLSPMIARIADVFDIQTIYLRQPSDHVAEKTLLKLGNGHTQVRYLLKAMAQDAHGQQRLSQIWRPVYDQVVSNQSAAGFFKWLQSGLTYHNTVLPLTPELSRSLYGDILAVSVSQLELYNRDPFSYYLKYGLKLKERSSFQLDSLQTGNYFHEMLDHFFKEVNQREFDLANLSDGEVKEILGEVTDKLNDPDVYPEYTIFKVNHRNSYLQESMKETIQLLVENMIKQRQAVNVKTIETEQRFGYTQNEDEEEETITHFTLANGQEVRLRGKIDRIDAVSQVENGLEQNFIQVVDYKSSAHDVKFDQIYVGSQLQLYTYLKVALDQLNQDGQTALPLGAFYQRIFQPQVKIKKQTDLTDKHIADQILADLKLSGYVRADYDLLEDIHSEGLEPGGKSSVYAVSRKKDGDFTKAAKVLTKDELNKLLAFVEEKIVATAEQIVSGHIALNPLDDDPYIPSMTEPYRSVSMFDATDYTNKYRPNPSMDQDEFFQALMTDAHVDENVAEEDQTDDEE